Proteins from a genomic interval of Nostoc sp. TCL240-02:
- a CDS encoding CHAT domain-containing protein — protein sequence MWYIESWLGEWINSFSETLITRSQLFEIYRDEKNWKYILFIEKILKSVLKNTSNTQAIYPLLRENIEYIDDTLADILYRWGTCKLKEAHEEQAAYMAVAIGEFGSLLLGFRMGDESCNKEVAIAACEATLTYYSSSNMPILWATMQNILGSAYVERKKGNKQKNLKNAIKAFKSALKVFTYHASPQEWAVVQHNLGNAYSQIEEDRVDNLEKSIIAYKDALLARTKEKLPIKWAMTQNNLGGVYTDRILGDKSKNIEDAINILKDALDIRRRQTYPFEWAQIQHNLGKAYGERIIGDKLENLEKAITFCENALIFRTQENYPYYWAMTKNNLGVLYLDKYFVCENIEDKTESIENAIAALKDSLDVYTQESIPFQWAMTQHNLGNAYIKKVDKEGENNLEKAINAFEAALLERSQDKAPYYWAMTQNSLGTAYLNSNDLKLAIAAYQAALTIYTHDTFPSERVKALFNLGFVYQKAEEFNKAFATYKEAIDTIEYLREEIISGVDVKQKQAELFNRNYLGIVEVCLKLNRIKTAIEYIERSKTRNLVELLLERDSSNFFPSEVFSQLEIYRDEIKKGQYKIQSGEAKDIKTLSLRLQKLRQQRNELQNEYLPIGTSFNFDKFQSTLDNKTAIVEWYLTINNIEIFLITANSIERLCTSHEKYDKDVFIDWYNDYQKLYRDNQQKWKNELSSYLLELSEILQIKEIVKLIPKSCTKLILIPYRYLHLLPLHVLPAGNNELLFEKFIDGISYAPSCQILQQIQQREFSGFQALFAIHNPKNDLQSLPYANLEVEVIKTLFSSAIVLTGEKATKDNAKLAMTNSKDQQTPHYLHFACHGGFNLGNPLESNLALAGDESLTLGNLFEQKYNLNQCQLVVLSACETGLIDYKNDSDEYIGLPSGFLYAGSPNVVSSLWKIQDISTAFLMIKFYQNLFLHETVAIAINQAQLWLRDVTKIQLEEWITEHQLNSNPTLRNQLRRRFHNMPDDEQPFHSPFYWAAFCAIG from the coding sequence ATGTGGTATATAGAAAGCTGGCTGGGAGAATGGATAAATTCTTTCTCTGAAACATTAATTACCAGATCTCAACTTTTTGAGATATATCGTGACGAAAAGAACTGGAAATACATACTGTTTATAGAAAAAATACTTAAAAGTGTATTAAAAAACACGAGTAATACTCAAGCTATTTACCCACTGCTTCGAGAAAATATAGAATACATTGATGATACTCTGGCTGATATACTATACCGCTGGGGAACATGCAAACTAAAGGAGGCTCATGAAGAGCAAGCAGCATACATGGCTGTTGCTATTGGAGAGTTTGGTAGTCTTTTACTAGGATTTCGCATGGGCGACGAATCCTGTAACAAAGAAGTCGCTATCGCTGCTTGTGAAGCCACGTTGACTTATTATTCTTCAAGTAATATGCCTATACTATGGGCTACCATGCAAAACATTCTAGGGTCTGCTTATGTGGAGAGAAAAAAAGGAAATAAACAGAAAAACCTAAAAAACGCGATTAAAGCTTTCAAATCTGCTTTAAAGGTTTTCACTTATCATGCTTCACCTCAAGAATGGGCAGTTGTTCAACACAATCTTGGCAATGCCTACAGTCAAATAGAAGAAGATAGAGTAGATAATCTAGAAAAATCTATTATCGCTTATAAAGACGCTCTATTAGCCAGAACCAAAGAAAAATTACCTATAAAATGGGCGATGACACAAAACAATTTAGGGGGTGTCTACACGGATAGAATACTTGGAGATAAATCAAAAAATATAGAAGATGCAATTAATATTTTAAAAGATGCTTTAGACATAAGAAGACGACAGACTTATCCATTTGAATGGGCGCAAATACAACATAATTTGGGAAAGGCTTATGGCGAAAGAATTATCGGAGATAAGCTAGAAAATTTAGAAAAAGCAATTACGTTTTGCGAAAATGCTCTGATATTTAGAACCCAGGAAAATTATCCTTATTACTGGGCAATGACGAAGAATAATCTGGGAGTTCTATATCTTGATAAATATTTTGTCTGTGAAAATATTGAGGATAAGACAGAGAGTATAGAGAACGCAATCGCTGCCTTGAAAGATTCTTTGGATGTCTATACTCAAGAAAGTATACCCTTCCAATGGGCGATGACGCAACATAATCTCGGTAATGCCTATATTAAAAAAGTTGACAAAGAAGGAGAAAATAATTTAGAAAAAGCAATAAATGCCTTTGAAGCTGCTCTACTTGAAAGAAGTCAAGATAAAGCACCTTATTACTGGGCAATGACGCAAAATAGTCTAGGAACTGCATATCTTAATTCTAATGACCTGAAACTAGCAATTGCTGCTTACCAAGCTGCTTTAACTATTTATACTCATGATACATTCCCTTCTGAACGTGTGAAAGCTTTATTTAATCTTGGTTTCGTTTATCAAAAAGCAGAAGAATTTAATAAAGCTTTTGCTACATACAAAGAAGCTATTGATACCATTGAGTACCTTCGTGAAGAAATAATATCTGGGGTTGATGTAAAACAAAAACAAGCAGAGCTATTCAATCGTAACTATTTAGGTATAGTAGAAGTCTGTCTAAAACTGAATAGGATAAAAACAGCAATTGAGTACATCGAACGTAGTAAAACGCGCAACTTAGTCGAACTTCTTCTTGAACGTGACTCAAGTAATTTTTTCCCATCAGAAGTATTTTCCCAATTAGAAATCTATAGAGACGAAATAAAGAAGGGGCAATACAAAATTCAAAGTGGTGAAGCTAAAGATATCAAGACTCTTTCCTTACGATTACAAAAACTAAGACAGCAGCGTAACGAATTACAGAACGAATATCTACCTATTGGTACTAGTTTTAATTTTGATAAATTCCAATCTACTTTAGACAATAAGACTGCTATTGTAGAATGGTATCTAACTATAAATAATATAGAGATTTTCCTTATAACAGCTAATAGTATTGAGCGACTTTGTACGTCTCACGAAAAGTATGATAAAGATGTTTTCATTGACTGGTACAACGATTATCAAAAGTTGTATCGAGACAATCAACAAAAGTGGAAAAATGAACTTTCTTCTTATCTTCTGGAGCTTTCAGAGATTCTACAGATCAAGGAAATCGTTAAACTCATACCCAAAAGCTGTACTAAACTCATTCTTATTCCATATCGCTATTTACACTTGTTGCCACTTCATGTACTCCCCGCAGGTAATAATGAGCTACTGTTTGAAAAATTTATAGATGGTATTAGTTACGCTCCTAGTTGCCAAATACTACAGCAGATACAACAACGCGAGTTCTCTGGTTTCCAAGCTCTGTTTGCTATTCATAATCCTAAAAACGATTTGCAATCACTACCATACGCTAATCTAGAAGTTGAAGTCATCAAAACGTTATTTTCTTCTGCTATAGTCTTGACAGGAGAAAAAGCAACTAAAGATAATGCGAAGCTTGCTATGACTAATAGTAAAGACCAACAAACTCCTCACTATCTTCACTTCGCTTGTCACGGAGGCTTTAATCTTGGAAATCCTCTAGAATCAAATTTAGCATTAGCTGGAGATGAATCTCTGACATTGGGCAATTTATTCGAGCAAAAATATAACCTTAATCAATGCCAACTCGTTGTCCTTTCCGCTTGCGAAACAGGCTTAATTGATTACAAAAATGACAGCGATGAATACATTGGTTTACCTAGTGGTTTTCTCTATGCAGGAAGTCCCAATGTTGTCAGTAGTTTATGGAAGATTCAAGATATCTCAACAGCTTTTCTAATGATTAAGTTCTACCAAAACTTGTTTTTACATGAGACAGTAGCGATCGCCATTAACCAAGCCCAACTGTGGCTGCGGGATGTAACGAAAATACAGTTAGAGGAGTGGATTACAGAACATCAGTTAAATTCAAATCCGACACTTAGGAATCAGCTACGCCGTCGGTTTCATAATATGCCAGATGACGAGCAACCGTTTCATTCACCTTTTTATTGGGCGGCATTTTGTGCAATTGGTTAG
- a CDS encoding CHAT domain-containing protein, producing the protein MSELNSAEDGSNKTSVSPNPQDYLEFLVSVLLILDENSDLARVYSLLQENLTKLDGTFIKILRYWTTTTWSEVQPEEALIIAAAIVNFSNLIRSFPYGNIAINLEIAIAGCEVVAPILTCEAFPEFWATTQNMLGAVYRIRIAGDRAQNIEQAIACYQHALQVRTQTAFPELWAETQNNLGNAYNERILGERAENVEIAIICFQAALKVRTRTAFPVEWATTQNNLGIGYYNRLNGDRAQNLEQAIVYYQNALQIRTQTDFSEKWAETQNNLANAYGERIKGDRAENIEAAITAFQAALQIYTRSSYPQDWAMIQNNLGEAYRDRINGNPTENLLTAISAYEAALQVYTRSNFPQQWAIVQNNQGIAYYSLQDGDACGGLRLRAINLEQAISCYHNALQVRTQTDFPENWAETQNNLGNAYSERISGSREENLDLAISAYQAALQVHTREAFSQEWAKTHNNLALVYRDHGQSFEAITCLQSALEVYTPTTFPVECLVCGRNLGNIAYTIQDWDKAIEGYSVAIKAVEQSRSWVNTDKRRQEVLGAAIDVYAKIVQVHINTAQHNRALEYVERSKTRNLVELLANKNLYPKSDLYPRSEDYQKICNQIDQFRQGIPAKQRQLEIILGSRESEARNIAYQQLQNELNRLQKQRDNILADINKVDPSFKFTQQVETIAFSDVQSLIDDRTAIIEWYITDDKILTFIITRHSPQPKVIQSSAEDLNALLKRVSAYLRLYYRNDNKKWWRNQLESRLQNLAGILHIDEIISHIPAECDRLILIPHRFLHLLPLHALPLGNKQLANGQKKQNCLLDKFPRGVGYAPSCQLLQLSQNQQRPNFSKFFAIQNPTGDLSYTNLEVEIIGSFFAETQVLVKQEATKVALNDNNNLKLAHCCHFCCHGDFNLASPLESALILADNERLTLAEIFALNLNQCRLITLSACETGIADPTNISDEYISLPSGFLYAGSPSVVSSLWTVNDLSTALLMIKFYQNLRKYFSVAVGLNQSQQWLRDATKIQLEEWIAEHQLRLDFTLRMQLRRLFYQKPDDFQPFQSPFYWAAFCAIGN; encoded by the coding sequence ATGAGTGAGCTAAATTCGGCAGAGGATGGAAGTAACAAAACTTCTGTATCTCCTAACCCCCAAGACTATCTTGAATTCCTAGTGTCGGTATTACTGATTTTGGATGAAAACTCCGATTTGGCAAGGGTTTACTCGCTGCTGCAAGAAAATTTGACCAAATTGGATGGCACTTTCATCAAGATATTGCGTTATTGGACAACAACCACTTGGTCTGAGGTGCAGCCAGAAGAAGCATTAATAATTGCAGCAGCGATTGTTAATTTTAGTAATCTAATTCGGAGTTTTCCCTACGGGAACATCGCTATCAATTTGGAGATAGCAATCGCAGGCTGCGAGGTTGTCGCCCCAATTTTAACTTGTGAGGCATTTCCAGAGTTTTGGGCAACAACTCAAAATATGCTGGGTGCAGTTTACCGCATTCGGATCGCAGGCGATCGCGCCCAAAACATAGAACAGGCGATCGCTTGCTATCAACATGCTTTACAAGTCCGTACCCAGACAGCTTTCCCCGAATTGTGGGCAGAAACCCAAAATAATCTCGGTAATGCGTACAATGAACGAATACTTGGCGAGCGAGCGGAGAATGTAGAAATAGCCATTATCTGCTTCCAAGCAGCGTTAAAAGTTCGTACCCGCACTGCATTTCCAGTGGAATGGGCAACAACCCAGAATAATCTGGGTATTGGCTACTACAATCGACTCAATGGCGATCGCGCCCAAAATCTAGAGCAAGCAATTGTTTATTATCAGAACGCCTTACAAATTCGTACTCAGACAGATTTTTCCGAAAAGTGGGCAGAAACCCAAAATAACCTTGCCAACGCTTACGGTGAACGGATAAAGGGCGACAGGGCAGAAAATATTGAAGCTGCAATTACCGCCTTTCAAGCAGCGTTACAAATCTACACTCGCTCTAGCTATCCCCAGGATTGGGCGATGATCCAAAACAACCTGGGAGAAGCTTATCGTGACCGAATTAATGGCAACCCTACAGAAAATTTGTTAACAGCAATCTCTGCCTATGAAGCAGCATTACAAGTTTACACTCGCTCTAACTTTCCCCAGCAGTGGGCTATTGTGCAGAACAATCAAGGGATTGCTTACTACAGCCTTCAAGATGGCGATGCCTGCGGCGGGCTGCGCCTACGCGCTATTAACTTAGAACAGGCAATTTCTTGCTATCATAACGCCTTACAAGTTCGCACTCAAACTGATTTTCCTGAAAATTGGGCTGAAACCCAAAATAATCTCGGTAATGCTTACAGCGAAAGAATATCTGGTAGTCGAGAAGAAAACCTGGACTTAGCAATCAGCGCCTATCAAGCAGCATTGCAAGTCCACACCCGCGAAGCTTTCTCTCAGGAATGGGCAAAAACTCACAATAATTTAGCCCTAGTTTACCGCGATCACGGACAGAGTTTTGAGGCAATTACATGTTTGCAGTCAGCTTTGGAAGTCTACACCCCCACTACCTTTCCGGTTGAATGTCTTGTTTGTGGTCGCAACCTTGGCAATATAGCTTATACAATTCAAGACTGGGATAAGGCAATTGAAGGCTACAGTGTGGCGATCAAAGCTGTAGAACAAAGTCGCAGCTGGGTGAACACCGACAAACGCCGACAGGAAGTTTTGGGAGCAGCAATTGATGTTTACGCCAAGATAGTGCAAGTTCATATCAATACTGCTCAACACAACCGTGCTTTAGAATACGTCGAGCGTAGTAAAACCCGCAATCTTGTCGAACTACTGGCTAACAAAAACCTTTACCCAAAAAGCGATTTATATCCAAGGTCAGAAGATTATCAGAAAATATGTAACCAAATTGACCAATTTAGGCAGGGAATACCTGCAAAACAAAGGCAATTAGAAATAATTCTCGGAAGTCGGGAGTCAGAAGCAAGAAATATAGCTTACCAGCAATTGCAAAATGAGTTAAATCGGTTGCAAAAACAGCGAGATAACATCCTTGCAGACATCAACAAAGTAGACCCCAGTTTCAAATTCACTCAACAAGTTGAAACCATCGCCTTTAGCGATGTTCAATCTTTGATTGACGACCGTACCGCTATCATTGAGTGGTATATCACCGACGACAAGATTCTTACTTTTATTATCACTCGCCACAGTCCCCAGCCTAAAGTTATCCAATCCTCTGCTGAAGATTTAAATGCGTTATTAAAACGTGTCAGTGCATATCTGCGTCTTTATTATCGCAATGATAACAAAAAATGGTGGCGCAATCAGTTAGAATCTCGCCTGCAAAATCTTGCCGGAATTTTGCATATAGATGAAATAATCTCACACATACCAGCAGAGTGCGATCGCCTAATTCTCATCCCTCATCGCTTCTTGCATTTATTACCACTTCACGCTTTACCATTGGGGAACAAGCAACTAGCGAATGGACAGAAAAAACAAAATTGTCTGTTGGATAAATTTCCTAGAGGTGTGGGATATGCCCCTAGCTGCCAATTACTGCAACTCAGCCAAAATCAACAACGTCCTAATTTTAGTAAATTCTTTGCTATCCAAAACCCGACAGGTGATTTAAGCTACACTAATTTAGAAGTTGAAATTATTGGCTCATTCTTTGCTGAAACTCAAGTTTTAGTTAAACAAGAAGCGACTAAAGTAGCTTTAAATGACAATAATAATTTAAAATTAGCCCACTGTTGCCACTTTTGTTGTCATGGTGATTTTAACTTGGCATCCCCTTTAGAATCAGCATTAATATTAGCAGATAATGAACGACTTACTTTAGCAGAAATTTTTGCATTAAATTTAAATCAATGCCGTTTAATTACCCTATCTGCCTGTGAAACTGGCATCGCAGATCCCACCAATATCAGTGATGAATATATTAGTTTACCCAGTGGTTTCCTTTATGCAGGAAGTCCGAGTGTAGTAAGTAGTCTTTGGACAGTAAATGACTTATCAACAGCTTTATTAATGATTAAGTTTTATCAAAATTTACGTAAATATTTTTCAGTAGCAGTTGGCTTAAATCAATCCCAGCAATGGCTGCGGGATGCGACTAAAATACAGCTAGAGGAGTGGATTGCAGAGCATCAGTTAAGGTTAGATTTTACACTCAGGATGCAGCTACGCCGTTTGTTTTATCAAAAGCCTGATGATTTTCAACCATTTCAATCGCCTTTTTATTGGGCAGCATTTTGTGCAATAGGAAATTAA
- a CDS encoding GTPase family protein — protein sequence MVTIMTNLRENVDDFAKDIKSLNILVVGKTGVGKSTLINAIFGEETAKTGAGFPVTQYFEKYLIEEEGSIPIVLYDSAGCELGREDSFVDDTRKFLDGQLGKGVEEQIHVAWYLVSAPSARFEAFEAVIINKLYEQRIPVIIVLSQCDRAARKEIDGIIGAIDSLDFKKVYNIIEVSASPLEQLKIEPFGLNELVKRTTELLPKVLGDAFIARQVVDVKAKRFVALGYVATSAIACFGTGFVPIPFTTPAAALIAQTVLWNQIAALYRFDKIKGMASLWTKITTSKEALVTLAATTIADFFFFVPITSLLAGGTAATFVVIVGFALTKTFEELAMKELDGVSMEEIENLLQVIFKKNFDKYKSIRIREKKDVDKLRDDFLNS from the coding sequence GTGGTGACCATTATGACAAATTTGAGAGAGAATGTTGACGATTTTGCAAAAGATATAAAAAGTCTCAACATTTTAGTGGTTGGTAAGACAGGCGTGGGGAAAAGTACTCTCATAAACGCTATTTTCGGAGAAGAAACAGCAAAAACAGGAGCCGGATTTCCAGTTACACAATATTTTGAAAAGTATTTAATTGAAGAAGAAGGATCTATCCCCATTGTTCTGTATGACTCTGCTGGTTGCGAATTAGGTAGGGAGGATAGTTTTGTAGATGACACTCGCAAGTTCTTAGATGGTCAACTAGGAAAAGGGGTTGAGGAACAAATACACGTAGCTTGGTATTTGGTAAGTGCCCCGTCTGCTAGATTTGAGGCTTTTGAAGCAGTAATAATTAATAAGTTATATGAGCAGCGTATTCCTGTAATAATTGTTCTGTCGCAGTGCGATCGTGCTGCAAGAAAGGAAATAGATGGCATAATAGGAGCAATTGATAGCCTTGATTTCAAGAAAGTTTATAACATAATTGAAGTTTCAGCTTCACCTTTAGAGCAACTGAAAATAGAACCTTTTGGGCTGAATGAACTAGTAAAGAGAACTACTGAATTATTACCCAAAGTGTTAGGTGATGCCTTTATTGCTAGGCAGGTTGTTGATGTGAAGGCTAAACGCTTTGTGGCTCTGGGATATGTTGCTACATCTGCAATTGCATGTTTTGGTACGGGTTTTGTCCCGATTCCGTTTACGACTCCTGCTGCTGCTTTAATTGCTCAAACAGTTCTGTGGAACCAGATAGCTGCCTTGTACCGATTTGATAAGATTAAAGGCATGGCAAGTCTCTGGACAAAAATCACTACATCAAAAGAGGCTTTAGTCACTCTAGCGGCGACTACAATTGCTGATTTCTTCTTTTTTGTTCCGATTACTTCTCTTCTTGCGGGAGGTACAGCAGCAACATTTGTCGTCATTGTTGGTTTCGCATTAACTAAAACTTTTGAGGAACTTGCGATGAAAGAGTTGGATGGAGTGAGTATGGAAGAGATTGAGAATTTGCTACAAGTGATCTTCAAAAAGAACTTCGATAAGTATAAGAGTATACGAATTAGAGAGAAGAAAGATGTGGATAAACTTAGAGATGACTTTTTGAATAGTTAA